The genomic region AATATAGTATATATTTTAGTATGTGTGATACTGTTGGGATTTGCAATAGGATTTTCCTTATATTTTTTAAGAGAATTTAATAATATGCTGTTTGGTTTTAACTATCATATAAATCAGATTTCAGTAAAGTTTTCATATATTTTAGAGGGTATGTCATTTAGTTATATTGCTCCGTCAGTTATTTATATACTTCGTACAATAAGTTTCTTTGTTTTGGGTGTGACATTAATTCTTGATATTCCTGTAATTATTTTCTATATTGTATTTGGTTGTTATGTTTTTTGTTATAGGAGAAAGAATAATATATATATGAAAAAGCCTGTTGCACTTACTAAACTTAAAATGATGATAACAAAATATTCGCTTGTGTTTAATATTATTGTTTTTTGTTTTTTAATTGTTTTACTTCTTTTGAAATTATACATAGGAGGAATATAAATGGAAGAAAATAAAGATATAGTTATAGTAAAACCTGCATCATATACCAAACAATGCAAATTTTGCGGGAACACTATAGAAGAAGATATGCAGTTTTGTACTTTTTGCGGAAAAAATCAAAATGAAGAAATAAGAAGAAAAAGAAGGATAAAAAGAAAGAAAAAGAATATTTCAAAGACTGCTTCTGTGATTTCATTTTTGATTTCATTTATTGTTTTAATATTTGCTGTTATAAGGATGTGTTTTTTTAATACTTTAAATGTAAGCCTGTTTGGAACAACTTATGAAAATATTATAATAAATCAGACTGTTACAATAGGGTCCCTTATAATAAGTATGATGTTTTTAAAACTTGGAATGTTTTTATATAAATTATAGGAAAAAAGGAGAATTATATGTACTATTTAGGAATTGATTTTGGTGGAACGAATATTGCAGCCGGTATTGTTGATGAAAAGGGGAATATTATAAA from Oscillospiraceae bacterium harbors:
- a CDS encoding zinc-ribbon domain-containing protein, producing the protein MGGFFMTICPHCQKSNDSDNRFCGYCGTTLLAKDLVVDGKKNRNQLRFLNDLFKSVSLNIVYILVCVILLGFAIGFSLYFLREFNNMLFGFNYHINQISVKFSYILEGMSFSYIAPSVIYILRTISFFVLGVTLILDIPVIIFYIVFGCYVFCYRRKNNIYMKKPVALTKLKMMITKYSLVFNIIVFCFLIVLLLLKLYIGGI